The DNA region GGCACTATCTGTCTTTTAGTTTATAATGATTGAACTAACTTCTTCTTGATCTGTATGAAAAATAACAGAAGATGGCGGTTGATTTTTATCGTTAAGTAtctgtgtttgtttgttatggtgtaaaattttgtttttacttattatttctttaGCAATGCTAGGTCCAATATTAGCAAAGAAGTTATTTATAGTACTAACTGCCTTTATTGGACATGGATCTATATCCAGTAATTGTGAGTTCgttgatttagatttttttaaattagttataaattttatattattccaAAGAACTTTTGGATTTCTATCTAATAATAATGTGCTATCATATTTacgttttagttttttaattatattattacagaaATTGCGACAtcttttatatgttattttaagtatttcgtTGTCAGGATTAAATTTTACGCGTTAATGTATTACAACTGAACTAATCCCCTATTCGCTTgtgttgaattttaatattatatttggaTAAAAAGTATCCAGTTTTCCACCTAGTGATATAAACTCAAAacgtaaaaaattagaaattagaaaAAGCTAAAAGttgttttctaaatttaattataaaattagaagtGACTTACTGTTGAAGTTAACGTGATTGATGCGAATGACAGCAACATCGTTTCGGAGATCAAAAACGGTGTATAAGGGATGTGTAACAACATTGTTGGTGGTGATACGAACGCCACCAGAATTGTAGTTAACAGATCCGAGAATAACGGTAACACTTCTAGCTGGTGAAGTAGTAGTTCTCCAACAGTGAGCAGCAGTGACCAGTCTAGTGTTACTAATAAGAGAAGCTCCACAAACTGATCTTTGTCCGTTGAACAATGTAATTTGTAGACCAGCcttaaaaattacaagaaaattattataaaagacaCGTGAAACAAAGACTATTATTGACTAAAAATTACCAAACATACCAAGTGGGGATTAGCTCCTAGTGCTGAAACCTGTCCTCCGATAATCCTGGAACCGTCGAAGTCCGCGGCCGCCTCAGCAGCGTCTATGCGAGCCCTTTCGGGGATACCGATCTCTAGATGATAGTCACGGAAGATTGGTTCTTCCGCTGTAACAGCTAGAGCCAGGCCGAGGACGACGATGAGGAGCTTCATGTTGGACGATAGTGCGTTGTTTTGCGGTAGAACATTGGCCTTAAATACTGTTTTATATCTAATCTCACCATTTTAAACTCTTTAATTTTTTCCATTAATTAATTAGATCATATATCTTTAGTTGGATtatcgctatttttttttttgaagtattatCAACTGATAATAAATCAATTCTTATTGTAATAATTGCAATTAAAGcgttaaaattatgtttataataattatacgaaAGTAGGGACAGTAGGtagtaaaaataacaatgtatataataaattacaatttagatGCCTtcgcatataaatatttaggttGAAAGCTGATTTGAAATCGAAGAGGCTCAAGCAACTGGAATCGAAAGGCAAGATAGATGGCCCTGTGTCGGCAACTACACGCTTATCCACAGACTCTAGTTTGGGAATTAGTATATTCtaaatatctacgattttatttttgtgttacccacacattaggaattctaaacatttttgaatatcatatcaaaaattgaccgctccagcggggttcgaacccgcgtctccgactgatagtgtcggcgctctagccaattaagctatggaacgatgtacccgctagagtgaaatttttgatatgatgatttttattttcggtttaagcgaaccgtggcgccgtctatagtgagttctttacagagacccgtaactattcaaagtttcatattacaatgaaaatctttgacaggagacgacaccttgctattttaaatatctacgattttatttttgtgttacccacacattactATATATTAGTGATAGTGATATACACAGTACACTTCATCCGCAAACCTAGATAATAGGGACGTGGTACTTTTCGTTGCCTGGAAACCGTACTGATTTTtcatcggtcaccaacccgcctgcccagcgtggtgactatgggcaaaacacatgagttcacgttatttttggcgtaaacttgtggaggcctatgtccagcagtggactgtataggctgtaatgatactgatttttactaattgttttatGGTCGCCGTAAAAGGTATAAATTTGTgcgttgaaatatttttcaattattttatcaagAGAGGGCTTACCCTAGGAAGGTAGGACGATAATTACTAATGTCGTCTTGTTGTTTACCCTTTTTGTGAACAGGGCGAGCACAACTTTTTTTAAGAGACATTTCAGAGAGCTTCTGATTTGATACTGACATTAATTAATTGGACGACGCTTACTGATATTTTTTGGCAActaatttaatatctattacTTTTGATTCCATCATTACCGGGTGCTTTTTTTTTAGggttttttatagtattttcaatattttttggcTCTACTCTATTTAGATAAAAGGTTACATCGGCTGACTACTTCTTTTTCAGGAGCTTGGTTGAACACGTTGGTAAAACACTTTTGAGAGCATCATTAAATGCTGAAGCGTATTTGTTAGTAATTTCAGTGTAATTTTGGTTATTTATATCGAAAACTTTAAGAATTATATCGTCAATCGATTTCGTCACGCTAccacttattttattaattatttgccATAAAAGAcgggttttttttcttttctttaatttaattttgataataattatttttactattttccgaaattgtatgtaatttattacgtatctttatatattttaatcggaGTATGTTATTTGTGGGATCTTTTTTCATCTTATTGTATATGTTATCTCTCTGATCtgcaatataaatgttttaacacATGGCCGCTTAATATTTTTTCCAGTATGttggtttatattttataacgatTTATAGTACGCAGATTCAAAAGctgatttaagaaatttataaatattatgtggGCACAACATATCTGAAGTCTTTGCCCAGTCAATTCTATTTAACTCCTtacttttctattaaaatatttaattttagaagtTTTAATAACATTCTGTATGCGCGTCGAGCGAATTCCCTCGCACACTATCAATACGATACGATGATCGGCCGAACCACATCGACCGCCGCTGTGCATGGATTAATAGTCGTTATTCGCGTAAACACGTGATCAATACAtgatttagatattttattaagtctTAATTCTACGCGAGTGTAATCTGTTATACCAGCTATGAATCCGTGCTCAGAGAGCATGTCGatgtatttatctataatatatataaacgcgaaaggtcactcatcacgaaatctccaaaactataacacctacaaacttgaaatttggcaggtaggctccgtataagacgtaggcatccgttaagaacgaattttacgaaactcgacccctaagggggtaaaacgggggttggaagtttgtatgagaatcccatgtttttgacgtaagagacttgaaatttaaaatgtaagctctatagatagatggtgaaaaggtgtccaaataatgtatctttagaaatcaacccctttttgggttaaaacgggggatagtaggtcggctcactgatcacgaaatctccgaaactataacagttacaaacttgaaatttggcagaaagactccttatagggcgtagacatccgctaagaacgaattttacaaaattcgacccttaagggggtaaaaagggggttggaagtttgtatgaaagtcccatgtttttgaagtaagagacttgaaatttaaaatgtataccttatagatgatgagaaggtgttcaaataatgaatctttagaaatcaactcccttttggggttaaaacgggggatggtaggtttactcactcatcacgaaatctccgaaactataacacctacaaacttgaaatttggcagataagcttcttatagggcgtagacattcgctaagaacgggttttacaaaactcgacccctaagggggtaaaacggggtttggaagtttgtatgaaagtcctatgtttttgaagtaagacttgaaatttaaaatgtatgctctatagatggtgaaaaggtgtccaaataatatatatttagaaatcaactcccttttggggttaaaacgggggatggtaggttgattcactcatcacgaaatctccgaaactatatcaGCTACAAATTCgaaaattggcaagtaggttccttatagagcatatacatttgctaagaacgaattttatgaaactcaacccctaaggtgataaaacgggggttggaagtttgtatgaaagtcctatgtttttgaagtaagagacttgaaatttaaaatgtatgctctatagatgttgagaaggtgttcaaataatgtatctttagaaatcaactcccttttggggttaaaatggggtatggtaggttgactcactcatcacgaaatctctgaaactataacagctacaaacttgaaattttgcagataggtttcttatagggcgcaaatatccgctgagaacggattttacgaaactcaatccataaggagataaaacgggggttggaaatttatatgaaagtcatatgttattaaggtaagagacttgaaatttaaaatgcatgctctatagatggcgaggaagtgtccaaataatacatcgtaatctatatatataaaagagaaaggtcactgattgacatcacgagaactcaaaaaccgctggatggtccatccatccaagatggacaaagatgaaatttggcagggaggtagattatagttagaagacgtccgctaagaacggattttgcgatattccatcgctaggggggtttaattggggttgatagtttgtatgaaacatatacagtagcaacaagttcgcctgataggttattcatactgcagcctgaaaataaaactaaaaatgtggtgtatagagaggttttataaaaataactattaaattatactaaattgtgcctttgaaaaagttactcagagtgataagcaattgaagtgactgaaataaaaaaataatttgcgttatgcatcttaatagtaatgcatatcttcataaccacgcggacgtagtcgcgggcaacaattagtgtattataaaacaaagtccccaaaagcgtatatgatcgattccctcaaaatctactgaacggattttcatgcggtttcaccattggaaagagggctccaccattctCACCTCCAccgcaagaggaaggtttacggaatggctaagccgattttgatgagagtttcactggaagtttgccgggaaaactttgtgacaaactgatttcaacgcgggcgaagccgcgggcatagctagttctTTATAATATCGTTTGACTTGAAGTCTATGTTGGCGTCTCCGAGTATGATAGAAacatttattagatatttatttatcaactgCGAGAGTTCGGAAATAAATCCAGTTTTGCTAGAAGATGGAGGTCTATAGATTGACGACCAGAACTGAATTGtaattatacattaatttatatgtataattagcATGGGTCACTGAACCTTTACCATAAAATACGGGGATACAACAGCGTTGCTCTTATATGGTAACAGATGAATGGCTGACTAGGCAAAGCAAACAATTGAAATCCAATTTACATGTTGCATTTGATTAAATTACTAACTGTACCATTtgaatattcatttaataaaataagtgaaaCGTTCATTACTTAATCACAAATGTACCTATGCCGTCATATTAAAGTAGATTTATTGGGGATATAATTAGTGTATAGTAGAAAGGGTACATGCTGTTCAAGGACAGTTCAGTAAGCAAATTTTAATAACCGGTAATCTAgtgtattttttcatataataaagtTAGTAAGTAATGCGTTTTGACGGCCCGTTGGCGCgacggtaatagcactggctcaTGTCTGTTGCCTTGACCGTTGCAGGTTCGGTCCTTGGTGCAATCCCCACTCCCGGATACGATAAACATTTCTATAGGGCATACAGAATTTTTTCGTGATATGGgcgtttgtatttgtatatagtgtgtgtttccgaaccccTGACACAGAAGTAAATCCTAAGAGAGGCCGTTGATTGTgaagcgttatttatttattagcttacaattatttcattttataaacattttcaccaaaataaaatagttgttcgaatgataataaaatttgattatggGGTGCATATTTCGTTTTATATgatactaactgtgcccgcgacttcgtccacgtggaatttaataaagttattgttcagttcgcaatataacgcataaaataaataaatgtctaaaataaaagtagcctgtgttactccttactacatcagctatctgtcagtgaaagtctcgtcaaaatcggttcagagattagccggaacaaacagacagacagacagacagacagacatacagacaggcagataaaaattgtaaagattGTATAacggtatatgtaccgtgtattcatccatatgcatttagtaaaaagcgtttattttaagattacaaacagacactccaattttatttatttgtatagatgcgtgcttatatatatttttttaatttaggtgGAACTTCGTTTACGTGACCTTCGCTTCCGAtagcaaatattattttatcatatctTACTTCTATAATCTGATTTCACGTATGACTGTGAAATCAACGTTGCAAGATTGCAACATATAATGTAATATCTTTTTCTTCTTGTACTGAAATTTTAAGGATGATTCTACAGTAGAATTTGTGCTAAGTAAACTAAATTATTGTAAAGACATGAGCTGAAAACAAAATTGACGTAACTAATAACAGACTTATAGCTCTAATCAGcactttatcaaaaatatttgagaAAACTTTGAcaaattatatacttactttaaaacttcaacaagaataatttaaaaaaaaaaccgacttcaaacaggaaactaaaaagtaaaaaataaatttacttagtacaaagtaattcgtattttgatttcgttaatcagaaatgattaaataaatattttataattttgaagttggtgccaagtaaatactacaacaacctggctacaataacaaatacaaacaacacacacacaaggcacactgtaatggcacttgtaactcatataggtgcaaagttctcatcaatagaaacgaattaagttcaaacagcaggtaattgctataagtcgttgaagagttcccttgactatctttcgtctcgatcatcagactgaaatggcacttataactcatatatatgcaaagttctcatcaatagaaacgaattaagttcaaacagcaggtaattgctataaatcgttgaagagttccctcgactaacttttgtctccatcatcagactgtaatggcacttataactcatacaggtgcaaagttctcatcaatagaaacgaattaagttcaaaagaaggtaattgctataaattgttgaagagttccctcgactatctttcttctccatcatcagatcgactctgGAGTCGAAAAGGTCtggacctttattaaatagtagtgctttatagtacttaatgaaaacatgattaaattagtaaatttaatcatgttttcattaagtactataaagcacctATAAAGCACTAGTCACCcatacgatttttgaaagtttccctcgatttctctgggatcccatcatcaaatcctggttttcttatcgtaccaaactatgaatatctcctttccaacaaaaaaagaattatcaaaatcggttcataaacgaagaagttatctccgaacatacataaaaaaatgtatatatatacatatacatatatatatatatatatatatatatatatacggtcgaattgagtaacctcctccttttttgaagtcggttaaaaagaggaaTCTTGGGATACCATGAGAAAGGAGTTGAATAAGTGCGGAGGAAATGAACGGATCGTGATGTTAGAGGACtttaatgggtgggttggaagtaaagcgtgatgggtaCGAAAGAGTTCTGGGTACTTTTGGGGACGAGggagtgaatgacaatgggagaagcctgcttgaagtatgcttggaatggaatctttgcgtggccaacacaatgtttgaccacaaaaagatccatttgtatacaagagatgaggctgagtctagaagtatgattaATTTGGTAAtagtggatgaaagactgaggaAGAAATTGCTAaacactcgggcataccgcggtgtaGGCCTCAACACAGATCACTTCCTGATCATAGCCCGAATGCGTGGTCTCTTTAAGCGGTGGCGACACCGAAGGGCCGAGCGTacgagtgttttaataataataataataataattgtttatttgcaaaaacatggtgttgaagttgtacagaattaacatttgtatagtccaaacatgttctaccttacggtgtgcaaatattaaatattaatgcggttattatacaatatttttaacattaactgtagattatttatctttgaattatttatatattattaaattatttatagattattaatatatgatttaCTTTCTTCCTAAAACTGTGCaaccaatattaatataattgagaaagaaaaagtattaaattatttatacattattaatatatgttataatctcttcctaaaactatataattaatataccataattggaaaaaaaattatatattatcaatatgattgttataaaatttcttCCTAAAACGATATAATTAATACTACCATAATTGATATGTTTCTTAGATGTGACGTTTAATTGACTATCTCTAAggtctttaattttatatcctAAGTTCCGTGCActaaaaaatcattaacatcGTAATACATTTTCTCCAACAGCagatcaaataattttttcttaaacattgCAGTTGTAAGGTCTTTTAAGGTATCAGGcaatgtgttataattttttatagccatacagtatacatttttttttataaagagttAGTTTTTGAAATGGTACATATAACTTTTGTGGATATCTTGTTGTTCGTGATATCAATGGTTTACAAGTGTCTAAATATCCGGCGCCACACATtgatcttatacatttttttttggattttaaaaGCTCGATGAGCGTCTACAGAATTACCCCAGAATATTAGGCCATACCTAAGATTTGACGCCACATATCCATGATATGCCAATAGCCCTATCTCAGCAGTTGCTACTTGATATGTGCGCTTCAAAACATAAACAAATCTATCCAATTTATTGCACAATTTAAGGATATGTTCTTtccagttacaatatttatcCAAAGTTATACCTAAAAATACAGCGGAATCCACGTTTTCAATGGGCGAGTTATTATAGTTAATGTCAATTTTCGATATAGTACCATTAGCAGTTTGAAATTGTATGAATTTTGTtttggttaaatttatttttaagttgttttGTGTAAGCCACTCTACGATTTTTGTTAATGTTGAAGTAGCTTCAATTTTTGTGTCATCCATATTTTTTTCGCTAATGGTTATTGTTCTATCATCGGCGAATAAAACAACGTTATGATTTGTAATGTCAGGcatgtcatttatatatatataagatataataggGGTCCCAAGATACTGCCTTGAGGTACACCATATGCATTATGCTGGTAAGAAGACTAAAATAccgttttttctttatttaaaatttttataatttccacTCATTGTGTGCGATtggataagtaatttttaagccATTCTAATGCCTCGCCTCTGATgccatatttgtacattttttctaataaaattgggTGAGAGACAAAGTCAAATGCTTTAGTCATGTCCAAAAATATCGATAACGGgtagatttgtttatttaaacattcAGTGATTTTCTTTATTAGCGAAAAGCATGCCAAATTTATCGAGCTTCCTTTTCTAAACccaaattgtgatttttttaatatattaaatttgcaaagaaagttatatattttattgtacattactttttcaaaaatttttgaaAGGACTGGCAGAAGTGTTATTGGCCTGTAgttttcaacatttttaatatcatcttttttatgtatgggtTTCACTATTTTAAGGGCGATGAGAATTTTCCTTGTATAAATGAGGTGTTAATTAAATGCGTTAGGGGAATTATCAAGAGCGGAGCGCATAACTTTataagttttgtatttattaaatcatatcCGGTTTAATTAGTGTTTTTTAatgaagatattattttttaaattacatttactgGCGATAagaaaatactattattattaaatggcattttattattatatgtcaaTTTACTAAgtggaattttattattgtgatttgccaattttataaaatattcattaaaatattcacaaattATGATAGGGTCActacagtttttattatttattctaatgtCAGTTATTTCGTTCTTTTTTGTGGCATTggcaaatgtattttttgtaaccTCCCATGAGACTTGGCATTTGTTATAAGAATCCTTAACATATTTAATAGAACTAATTTTTTGTACctgaaataaacatttctttagaatattacaatatttgtggtatttatttttattatattttttattcgaagCATCAAGGCGGTATTTGAGATacatttgtcttttttttacaCAGATTCTCTTAATCCCTTTAGTtaaccatttattttttaacggtTTACGAGTTATTTTGTAACGTATTAGTGGGAagcataatttgaaaaataatatgagCAATTCGTGAAATTCCTTAAACGCAGTGTCAAAATCGGATTCATTCAAAACATTACTAAAAGAAAGAGCTGACAAGCAATCGCGGAATTTTCTAACATTGTCATAACCaaaatctcttttaaattcGAACCACTATATCGGTGgtggtttatatttataattaacttctATAGTAACTGTTAAGGATTGAGCTGTCTCGTGATCCGATAGTGATAGCGCATGTATGCCGGCATTCACAGAACTAAAATAGCTGATAATAAGGTCCAAGCATCCGCTTTTTCTTGTAGGTTTAATGATATggttttcaaaattattgttatgtaGTAATGCAGACAGTTCACTGGATGCTTTGTTGGCTTTTAGCATATCAATATTCATGTCACcacatgtaattatttttttcttatgttttCGAGTAACAGCTTCTATTAAATTTTCGAGATGATCCAAAAAGTCATTTACGTTTGATGATGGGGTTctatatattactataattaatatattaaggtTTAAAATTTCAACTCCACAACATTCGAAAACATaggattttgtattttttatttcaagggtTTTATAATGATAACTACTTTTCAGTAATATACATGAACCTCCCCTACGTTGGTTCTCTCGCGAAAAGGACGAAATTAATTTGTAGTTTTTAAGTATTAGGTTTGGTTCCAAACCTCGTTTAAGAAATGTTTCTGTTAAACAAATAGCATCAATTTCTATTTTAGTATCGTTAAATTCTTTTATAGCTATATCTAAGATATCGAGTTTATTTAATACCCCAGCAATATTCTGATGAAatagagtaatttttttttttgtaagtttagACATGAAAAAGCTGTGTATCAgagttatttttaacttttttagaaTTGTTCTTTGTAAAATAGTAAGGAATACTACCCTTTTTGACGTTTCTTTCTTTAATTCTTTGTTccaaatttcttttattttgttcaaatgTTAACTGGTTACTAATCGAATTTAAATTAGACACTGTTAAGTTCGagttgtttttgttattaatacttacaagatattttagtttataGTCTAAGTAGTCAATTTCGAcattaatttaaagtataagttatttatattgtttttaaaggaAGCACTTTGGTAatctaaatataaacaatttttaaattgtcttaCTAAGagcttaattttattgtttaaaagttGCTCATTTAAATAGGGATTATACTGTATTTTTGGTATAATGACTtgcttacaattttttaatttatataaggcAACACATATTTCAGAAAACAGCTGATTTGAATCCTTATCGTTAgaacctaataataatataacaataacagACTTTGTAATAGAGTTTTTTAAATGGTCGCAACTTTCTAGTATTTGGATACTTCCAGCGTTTTGGACAGAGTGAAAGTAGAAAACCAACAAGAAAAGGACAAGAAAGacgagtatgtagagaaactgaaagaaagttttaaaggtatAGAAGAGATAGATGCGATTGAAGATTTGTGGGATAcatttaagaaagggg from Melitaea cinxia chromosome 15, ilMelCinx1.1, whole genome shotgun sequence includes:
- the LOC123660489 gene encoding collagenase-like, with amino-acid sequence MKLLIVVLGLALAVTAEEPIFRDYHLEIGIPERARIDAAEAAADFDGSRIIGGQVSALGANPHLAGLQITLFNGQRSVCGASLISNTRLVTAAHCWRTTTSPARSVTVILGSVNYNSGGVRITTNNVVTHPLYTVFDLRNDVAVIRINHVNFNNNIRPVALATGSNQYVGVTAVVAGFGRTSDSSSVSSVARHVSLQVIDNETCARSYRDARLPSILCTSNSGGRSPCGGDSGGPLAVGNTLIGIANFVSARGCAAAPAAFARVTYFASWLSSQ